Proteins found in one Subtercola endophyticus genomic segment:
- a CDS encoding Stp1/IreP family PP2C-type Ser/Thr phosphatase produces MALVTESAAVSHVGKVRSNNQDSGYAGQSLFAVADGMGGHAGGDVASALALNKLLEIDGEYSSAVDAEFALQEAIVSANAILAEAVYEHPELTGMGTTLSALVRVGHSVALAHIGDSRIYRYRDGKLTQITTDHTFVQRLVDNGRITAEEAKVHPRRSVLMRVLGDVDSTPDVDLQVMDTRPNDRWLLCSDGLTGVVENDDIAAALAENPSPQAVADLLVKEALDHGAPDNVTVVIVDISESFTGSTYIAQTVGAASRPIAFDAAPGRRASRTPTGWLHPRTTGLAQPSHFEAQSDDYLDELIDEDRRRSRRRKLTWLIGSIIALIAIVAGLLIGYNYTQTRYFVGESNGNVAIYRGIQQSLGPITLSHVYEDTGIAVNTLPAYTQTQVASTISADSVAGAQAVVERLQNAVITGVPPTGDLTTPTPTATPKPKPTPTPTPTAVAP; encoded by the coding sequence ATGGCGTTAGTCACTGAAAGCGCAGCCGTGTCGCATGTCGGCAAGGTGCGCTCGAACAACCAGGACTCCGGTTATGCCGGCCAGTCGTTGTTCGCCGTGGCCGACGGCATGGGCGGCCACGCCGGCGGCGACGTCGCCAGCGCCCTCGCGCTGAACAAACTGCTCGAGATCGACGGCGAGTACAGCTCGGCCGTCGACGCCGAGTTCGCGCTGCAGGAGGCCATCGTCAGCGCGAACGCGATTCTGGCCGAGGCCGTCTACGAGCATCCGGAGCTCACCGGAATGGGCACCACGCTCAGCGCACTCGTGCGTGTCGGCCACAGCGTCGCGCTCGCGCACATCGGCGACTCGCGCATCTACCGTTACCGCGACGGCAAACTCACCCAGATCACCACCGACCACACCTTCGTGCAGCGCCTGGTCGACAACGGGCGCATCACGGCTGAAGAGGCGAAGGTGCATCCGCGTCGCTCTGTGCTGATGCGCGTGCTGGGCGACGTGGATTCGACGCCCGACGTCGATCTGCAGGTGATGGATACCCGGCCGAACGACCGCTGGCTGCTCTGCTCCGACGGCCTCACCGGCGTGGTCGAGAACGACGACATCGCCGCCGCTCTCGCCGAGAATCCGTCGCCGCAGGCCGTCGCAGATCTGCTGGTGAAAGAGGCCCTCGATCACGGCGCGCCCGACAACGTCACGGTTGTCATCGTCGACATCAGCGAGTCGTTCACCGGCAGCACCTACATCGCTCAAACGGTCGGTGCAGCATCACGCCCTATCGCCTTCGATGCCGCCCCGGGGCGCCGTGCCTCGCGAACGCCAACCGGATGGCTGCACCCGCGCACCACGGGCCTCGCCCAGCCCAGCCACTTCGAGGCGCAGAGCGACGACTATCTCGACGAACTCATCGACGAAGACCGCCGTCGCAGCCGGCGCCGCAAGCTCACCTGGCTGATCGGCAGCATCATCGCGCTGATCGCCATCGTGGCCGGCCTGCTCATCGGCTACAACTACACGCAGACGCGCTACTTCGTGGGCGAATCGAACGGAAACGTGGCCATCTACCGAGGCATTCAGCAATCCCTCGGCCCGATCACCCTCTCGCACGTCTACGAAGACACAGGCATCGCGGTCAACACCCTGCCCGCGTATACCCAGACCCAGGTCGCCTCGACCATCAGCGCAGACTCGGTCGCCGGGGCTCAGGCCGTGGTCGAGCGGCTGCAGAACGCCGTCATCACCGGTGTGCCGCCGACGGGCGACCTGACCACCCCGACCCCCACTGCAACGCCGAAACCGAAACCCACGCCCACCCCGACGCCCACGGCGGTGGCCCCATGA
- a CDS encoding FHA domain-containing protein FhaB/FipA gives MSELTLLILRFGFLALLWVFVFVIVYAMRSDLFGQRVRKLRDPANAGVPAQASGTNVQSGAAAAGAAVSSGAPNASAASAGARSSSHAGAPAVGAPAVGAAAGAAGAAAGAPASQAPGGFTGLIVGAAATAKPLSDPHPVTPAPQSKVPVFTPLEGSSAGVHPRATTSNAHRLIITSGVKSGTEIALGVDPLTIGRSTDSSVVIRDDYTSTHHARLLNWNNEWVIQDLDSTNGTFLDGKRVTQPTPVPLNTPIKIGATSFELRR, from the coding sequence ATGAGCGAACTCACCCTGCTCATTCTGCGGTTCGGCTTTCTCGCCCTGCTGTGGGTCTTCGTTTTCGTGATCGTCTATGCCATGCGCTCCGACCTCTTCGGTCAGCGGGTGCGCAAACTCCGCGACCCGGCGAACGCGGGCGTTCCGGCACAAGCATCCGGCACCAACGTGCAGAGCGGCGCCGCCGCCGCAGGCGCGGCAGTCAGCTCCGGAGCTCCGAACGCGAGCGCAGCATCGGCCGGCGCACGCTCATCCAGCCACGCCGGAGCCCCAGCAGTCGGCGCCCCAGCAGTCGGCGCCGCAGCAGGCGCGGCTGGCGCAGCAGCAGGTGCCCCGGCCTCTCAGGCCCCCGGCGGCTTCACCGGCCTCATCGTCGGCGCGGCTGCCACGGCGAAACCGCTCAGCGACCCGCATCCGGTCACCCCGGCCCCGCAGTCGAAGGTGCCGGTGTTCACACCACTCGAGGGCTCGAGTGCCGGCGTGCATCCGCGAGCCACCACCAGCAATGCCCACAGGCTCATCATCACCTCCGGGGTCAAGAGCGGCACCGAGATCGCTCTCGGCGTCGACCCGCTCACCATCGGCCGTTCGACCGACTCGAGCGTGGTCATCCGCGACGACTACACCAGCACGCATCACGCGCGCCTGCTCAACTGGAACAACGAGTGGGTCATTCAAGACCTCGACTCGACCAACGGCACTTTTCTTGACGGTAAGCGCGTCACCCAACCCACTCCCGTTCCGCTCAACACGCCCATCAAAATTGGTGCCACCAGTTTTGAATTGCGGCGCTGA
- a CDS encoding IS1249 family transposase, with the protein MAFPSNTTTCVICATVLVKNGRTAAGTQRWRCPNCGSSAVRKRPDVTRREQLRRFLEWLSSNEPQPRLGDTSTGRSFRYETAWCWDIQPTLGPSTKTHHAILVDGLWVGTWCLLIAVSDQLDVLGWQWCGSESVAAWTALLQQIPAPAVIVSDGGTGLPSAIRKCWPETKHQRCLFHIQMNISRHLTFKPRTDAGRALLGLSKALSKVHTTDDAIQWRVQLDQWWQAFGHLTKERTVIRDGKFWFTHERLRKAWQLLARVTKDGTLFTYVTYGNPRTTSPLEGGINAQIRARLRAHRGMTEPHMKRAAEWYLTLHELSINDALSHANQHTANPTHPTPESAEEPDTPTLYDTGLNAEEGLWTRAGWAGRS; encoded by the coding sequence GTGGCTTTTCCCTCGAACACGACGACCTGTGTGATATGCGCAACCGTGCTGGTGAAGAACGGCCGCACCGCGGCTGGCACTCAGCGCTGGCGATGCCCGAACTGCGGCTCGTCTGCAGTTCGCAAACGACCGGACGTGACCAGGCGGGAGCAGCTGCGCCGGTTCCTGGAATGGCTCAGCAGCAATGAGCCGCAACCACGGCTCGGCGACACCAGCACGGGCCGGTCGTTCCGGTACGAGACAGCCTGGTGCTGGGATATCCAACCCACCCTCGGCCCATCGACGAAAACACATCACGCGATCCTCGTCGATGGGCTCTGGGTCGGCACCTGGTGCCTCCTCATCGCGGTCAGTGACCAACTCGACGTCCTCGGCTGGCAATGGTGCGGAAGCGAATCCGTCGCCGCCTGGACAGCGCTCCTGCAGCAGATCCCCGCCCCTGCGGTGATCGTGTCCGACGGCGGCACCGGCCTGCCATCAGCGATCAGGAAGTGTTGGCCAGAGACGAAACATCAACGCTGCCTGTTCCACATCCAAATGAACATCAGCCGGCACCTGACCTTCAAACCCCGAACCGACGCCGGCCGCGCCCTGCTCGGCCTCTCCAAAGCACTCTCTAAAGTGCACACCACCGATGACGCCATTCAATGGCGGGTACAGCTGGATCAGTGGTGGCAGGCCTTCGGGCACCTCACCAAAGAACGCACCGTGATCCGGGACGGGAAGTTCTGGTTCACCCACGAACGACTCCGGAAAGCATGGCAACTCCTCGCACGCGTCACAAAAGACGGCACCCTCTTCACCTACGTGACCTACGGCAACCCGCGCACCACGAGCCCACTCGAGGGCGGCATCAACGCCCAAATCCGCGCCAGACTCCGAGCCCACCGCGGCATGACCGAACCCCACATGAAACGCGCCGCCGAGTGGTACCTGACCCTGCACGAACTCAGCATCAACGACGCCCTCAGCCACGCCAACCAGCACACCGCGAACCCCACACACCCGACCCCCGAATCAGCCGAGGAGCCCGATACGCCAACCCTCTACGACACCGGACTCAACGCCGAAGAAGGCCTCTGGACCCGCGCAGGCTGGGCAGGACGATCATGA
- a CDS encoding helix-turn-helix domain-containing protein — protein MLRGTINSPDELGRMLQQGRLLKGLTQRELAQELHVTQRYIHEMESGKPTLYADRLFDFIRATGLTLAVEIDEGEDADG, from the coding sequence ATGCTCAGGGGCACGATCAACAGCCCAGACGAGTTGGGCCGAATGCTGCAGCAAGGGCGTCTGCTGAAGGGACTCACTCAGCGCGAGCTGGCGCAGGAGCTGCATGTCACCCAGCGGTACATCCACGAGATGGAATCGGGAAAGCCGACGTTGTACGCCGATCGGCTGTTCGACTTCATCAGGGCGACGGGTCTCACCTTGGCTGTCGAGATAGACGAAGGCGAAGATGCGGATGGCTGA
- a CDS encoding HipA domain-containing protein — protein MADLVVEFYGVEVGHLVGRDSRTFDFEFSRAAFDHFELGSSILSEAVPLARIQNRARAGRRRNFFAELLPEGELLEYMAAEAGVFSFDVISLLAQFGRDVAGALEIYDPERPGEPRTPMAVPLTADGVGALLNDVRRSPLGNRKFYGKSSLGGVQQKIVLALIDGVWNQVIDGHPSTHILKTAPIDQPTVIFDEEYASRICREVGISSFTAEIIDFAGTSALVIERYDRSSASPTGRIHQEDMNQALGASRNEKYQELGGKVSLARIASVFAKRRDAESLRRLHALNVVSLAVGNLDLHAKNVSMVHPFGAPASLAPAYDVVPLAHHDNDGRVALAVNGKYRHSEITLLDAAAEATAWGLADAESIARDVVRRVLEVTEVEVPDDRSHPGLISDIRRFCSNLLDRRGAGSRRD, from the coding sequence ATGGCTGACCTTGTCGTCGAGTTTTATGGTGTCGAAGTCGGGCATCTTGTGGGGAGGGACTCGCGCACATTCGACTTCGAATTCAGTCGCGCGGCGTTCGATCACTTCGAGTTGGGGAGCAGCATCCTTTCGGAAGCGGTGCCGCTCGCGCGCATTCAGAACAGGGCGCGAGCGGGTCGGCGAAGAAATTTCTTTGCCGAGCTCCTGCCCGAAGGCGAACTGCTCGAATACATGGCGGCTGAGGCCGGTGTGTTCTCGTTCGATGTGATCTCGTTGCTGGCGCAATTCGGGCGGGATGTCGCCGGGGCGCTCGAGATTTACGACCCGGAGAGGCCCGGAGAGCCGCGGACACCGATGGCGGTGCCTTTGACCGCAGACGGGGTAGGAGCGCTGTTGAACGATGTGCGACGAAGTCCGTTGGGCAATCGTAAGTTCTACGGCAAGTCATCGCTCGGCGGAGTTCAGCAGAAAATCGTTCTCGCGTTGATCGACGGTGTATGGAATCAGGTCATAGACGGGCATCCATCGACCCACATTCTGAAAACTGCACCAATAGATCAGCCCACGGTTATTTTCGACGAGGAATACGCCTCGCGAATCTGCCGCGAAGTAGGCATCTCGTCATTCACGGCGGAGATTATCGACTTTGCTGGTACATCGGCGCTGGTTATCGAACGGTACGATCGTTCGTCAGCCAGCCCGACCGGTCGCATTCATCAAGAAGACATGAATCAGGCGCTGGGCGCGAGCCGCAACGAGAAATACCAAGAGCTCGGCGGCAAGGTCAGTCTTGCGAGAATCGCCTCCGTCTTCGCAAAACGAAGAGACGCCGAGTCGCTTCGACGCTTGCACGCGCTCAATGTCGTTTCGCTCGCCGTCGGCAATCTCGATCTCCACGCGAAGAACGTCTCGATGGTGCATCCGTTCGGAGCTCCGGCCTCACTTGCGCCTGCGTACGACGTCGTGCCGCTCGCGCATCATGACAATGACGGGCGAGTGGCGCTCGCGGTGAATGGCAAGTACCGGCATTCCGAGATCACCCTTCTCGATGCCGCAGCAGAAGCGACGGCGTGGGGGCTCGCTGATGCCGAGAGCATCGCGCGGGACGTTGTGCGCCGAGTGCTCGAGGTCACCGAAGTCGAGGTTCCTGACGATCGAAGCCACCCGGGGCTGATCTCAGACATCAGGCGATTCTGCTCAAACCTGCTGGATAGGCGGGGTGCGGGCAGTCGCCGAGACTGA
- a CDS encoding helix-turn-helix domain-containing protein, translating to MADPHSEASRIVGERIRATRQKLGLSQEDVAELSEMHVTNVGKIERGQSNPSLSTLVALAAALNADPGVWVAGLTGAMIPGRTHQLSAAELIRERRLRGA from the coding sequence ATGGCTGATCCGCATTCCGAGGCGTCGCGCATCGTTGGCGAACGCATCCGTGCCACCCGCCAGAAGCTCGGGCTGAGCCAAGAAGATGTCGCCGAGCTGTCGGAGATGCATGTCACGAACGTGGGCAAGATCGAGCGGGGCCAGTCGAATCCGAGCCTGTCGACGCTGGTGGCGCTCGCCGCGGCGTTGAATGCCGACCCCGGAGTGTGGGTCGCGGGGCTGACGGGGGCGATGATCCCCGGGCGCACACATCAACTCAGCGCGGCAGAGCTCATTCGCGAACGCAGGTTGCGCGGGGCCTGA
- a CDS encoding HAD hydrolase-like protein, which yields MTSSPETHVAPESAAAAGAQPAAGAPAPAPAPAGPHKPWSCILFDLDGTITDSAPGIIGRLSRTLLAMGYPVPAPADLVHFVGPPILEGFELVAGMDESEAQKALLVYRGLAASEGPQDDAVTFPGMVGLVRQLHAAGIPLAITTSKSEVQANRILDHLDLAQCFAVITGASEDETRSAKADVIDEALTRLRAAHVDLSNLVLVGDRMHDMEGAAEHGIPPIMVEWGYGSPAEAAGAIAIVHSVDQLRALLL from the coding sequence ATGACTAGCTCACCCGAGACCCACGTCGCACCCGAGAGCGCGGCCGCAGCCGGCGCGCAGCCCGCAGCCGGCGCACCCGCGCCCGCACCCGCGCCCGCCGGCCCGCACAAGCCGTGGTCGTGCATCCTCTTCGACCTCGACGGAACCATCACCGACTCCGCCCCCGGCATCATCGGCCGCCTGTCTCGCACTCTGCTCGCCATGGGCTACCCGGTACCCGCGCCTGCCGACCTCGTGCACTTCGTCGGTCCGCCCATTCTCGAAGGCTTCGAGCTCGTCGCCGGCATGGACGAATCCGAGGCCCAGAAAGCCCTGCTCGTCTACCGCGGGCTCGCCGCGAGCGAGGGGCCGCAAGACGACGCGGTCACCTTCCCCGGCATGGTCGGGCTCGTGCGCCAGCTGCACGCCGCGGGCATCCCGCTCGCCATCACCACCTCGAAGTCAGAGGTGCAGGCCAATCGCATTCTCGACCACCTCGACCTCGCCCAGTGCTTCGCCGTCATCACCGGAGCCAGCGAAGACGAGACCCGCAGCGCCAAGGCCGACGTCATCGACGAAGCCCTCACCCGCCTGCGCGCGGCCCACGTCGACCTCTCGAATCTGGTGCTCGTCGGCGACCGCATGCACGACATGGAGGGCGCCGCCGAACACGGCATCCCGCCCATCATGGTGGAGTGGGGCTACGGATCTCCCGCCGAGGCCGCCGGCGCCATCGCCATCGTGCACTCGGTCGACCAGCTCCGCGCCCTGCTCCTCTAG
- a CDS encoding SLC13 family permease, giving the protein MQMGSAGGDSDAPDRADLRAGGGADARSGGGDGARAGGGDGVRASGGGGARAGDGSGVLAAGSGSGGRTRRVTPGRVFVGALVLVAAVVVVTGILPPASSVALAERVGPVLGFVVAITVVTELAADAGLFSVVSDRLAAWGRGRVWMLWVFVLVLATVSTLFLSLDTTAVLVTPVVVLLALNAGISPIPFAVATVWLANTASLLLPISNLTNLLAAEQMSGGSPAGFVAVVWAPALVGIVVPVVLLSLLFRRRLRGAFTVPAATAVRDRRLLVVAGVVVLVLLPLLVSGLPVWIPATAGAVVLVLAFVLRRRFEPLTWRLVPWSPVAIAAGLFVIVEAAQVHGLSTLVGSVAGSGSSFFALLQLSGLGMLAANGINNLPAYLVLEPAAAGSSVRLAALLIGVNLGPLITPWASLATLLWHQRVTSLGVTVSWPRFMLFGALAVVVTVPLAVLALWLASGTP; this is encoded by the coding sequence ATGCAAATGGGCTCCGCGGGCGGCGACAGCGACGCTCCTGACCGCGCTGACCTGCGCGCGGGTGGCGGCGCTGACGCGCGCTCGGGTGGCGGCGATGGTGCGCGCGCGGGCGGGGGCGACGGTGTGCGTGCGAGCGGCGGCGGTGGCGCGCGCGCGGGCGACGGCAGCGGTGTGCTCGCGGCCGGCAGCGGCAGTGGCGGCCGCACGCGCCGCGTGACGCCCGGCCGGGTGTTCGTTGGGGCGCTCGTACTTGTTGCTGCGGTCGTGGTGGTCACGGGCATCCTGCCGCCCGCCTCGTCGGTCGCGCTCGCCGAGCGGGTGGGGCCGGTGCTCGGATTCGTCGTGGCGATCACGGTGGTCACCGAGTTGGCGGCCGATGCCGGGCTGTTCTCGGTGGTCTCCGACCGGCTTGCCGCGTGGGGTCGCGGTCGGGTGTGGATGCTCTGGGTCTTTGTGCTCGTTCTGGCAACCGTGAGCACGCTGTTCTTGTCGCTCGACACCACCGCGGTGCTGGTGACGCCCGTGGTGGTGCTGCTCGCTCTCAATGCGGGCATTTCGCCGATTCCGTTCGCCGTGGCGACGGTGTGGCTGGCGAATACGGCATCGCTGCTGTTGCCGATCTCGAACCTGACGAATCTGCTCGCGGCCGAGCAGATGTCGGGGGGATCGCCGGCCGGGTTCGTCGCGGTCGTATGGGCGCCGGCGCTGGTGGGAATCGTGGTGCCGGTGGTGTTGCTCTCGCTGTTGTTCCGCAGGCGGCTGCGCGGCGCGTTCACCGTACCGGCCGCGACGGCGGTGCGTGACCGGCGGCTGCTGGTGGTCGCGGGCGTTGTCGTGCTGGTGCTGTTGCCGCTGCTCGTGTCGGGTCTGCCGGTGTGGATTCCCGCCACGGCCGGCGCCGTGGTGCTGGTTCTGGCGTTCGTGCTGCGGCGGCGGTTCGAGCCGCTGACGTGGCGGCTGGTTCCGTGGTCGCCGGTGGCGATCGCGGCGGGGCTGTTCGTGATCGTCGAGGCGGCGCAGGTACACGGACTGTCGACGCTCGTCGGCAGCGTCGCGGGTTCCGGCTCCTCTTTCTTTGCGCTGCTGCAGCTCTCGGGCCTCGGGATGCTCGCGGCCAACGGCATCAACAACCTGCCGGCGTACCTCGTGCTCGAGCCGGCTGCCGCGGGTTCGTCGGTTCGGCTCGCCGCGCTGCTGATCGGGGTCAATCTGGGGCCGCTGATCACGCCGTGGGCGTCGCTGGCGACCCTGCTCTGGCATCAGCGCGTGACGTCGCTCGGGGTCACGGTGTCGTGGCCGCGCTTCATGCTCTTCGGTGCGCTCGCCGTGGTCGTGACGGTGCCCCTCGCGGTTCTGGCGCTGTGGCTGGCCTCGGGCACTCCGTAG
- the nucS gene encoding endonuclease NucS — protein sequence MRLVIAKCAVDYAGRLSAHLPLATRLLMLKNDGSILVHSDGGSYKPLNWMSPPCTLQVIEPDEEQRDAGITQLWKVTHAKTADLLVVSIHEVYTDTSHDLGVDPGLVKDGVEAHLQKLLAEQIELLGEGHTLVRREYMTAIGPVDILARDASGAAVAVELKRRGDIDGVEQLTRYLELMNRDPHLAPVTGIFAAQEIKPQARTLAHDRGIRTLLLDYDAMRGLDNSDSMLF from the coding sequence GTGCGACTTGTTATAGCGAAATGTGCCGTGGATTACGCGGGGAGGCTGAGCGCGCACCTGCCGCTCGCCACCCGGCTGCTCATGCTGAAGAACGACGGCAGCATCTTGGTGCACTCCGACGGCGGCTCCTATAAACCGCTCAACTGGATGAGTCCGCCGTGCACCCTGCAGGTGATCGAACCCGACGAGGAACAACGGGATGCCGGCATCACCCAACTCTGGAAGGTCACCCACGCGAAAACGGCTGATCTTCTCGTGGTGTCGATTCACGAGGTATACACCGACACGTCGCACGATCTCGGGGTCGACCCGGGGCTCGTGAAGGACGGCGTCGAGGCCCACCTGCAGAAGCTGCTCGCCGAGCAAATCGAGTTGCTCGGCGAAGGCCATACCCTCGTGCGCCGCGAGTACATGACCGCCATCGGCCCAGTCGACATCCTCGCCCGCGACGCCAGCGGCGCCGCCGTCGCCGTCGAACTCAAGCGCCGCGGCGACATCGACGGGGTCGAACAGCTCACCCGCTACCTCGAGCTGATGAACCGCGACCCGCACCTCGCCCCCGTGACCGGCATCTTCGCCGCCCAGGAGATCAAGCCGCAGGCCCGCACGCTAGCGCACGACCGCGGCATCCGCACCCTCCTGCTCGACTACGACGCGATGCGCGGCCTAGACAATTCGGATTCGATGCTGTTCTGA
- a CDS encoding MFS transporter has protein sequence MPQPADARPPLGAPDADATAVSTPSTPASTPRHLIAWRNAVFIIFALSGLSMATWVARLPAVRDQLHLDTAAVGLVILGLSIGSIIGLVVAPQILAAFGPRRGIVFSLTIAAVGLAGVGISAAILPEPALATLFLAIFGFGNGSLDVQMNVEGAASERAIGRTLMPLMHAFFSFGTVVGAGLGAAASALNVPVSWNLGLMAVLIVVAGVIVVRFIPQTVDVEDPSTSAKTPFRMRVKESLSVWADTRLLLIGLIILGMAFAEGSANDWIALATVDGHHEDNTTGALMFGVFVVAMTVGRIAGGPVLDRFGRVPVLRISALVGAIGLLAFILAPGLPTAMIGAALWGIGASLGFPVGISAASDDPKTAAARVSAVAIIGYIAFLAGPPLLGFLGQHFGILNALFVVLVLLVLAALAAPAARERTGRFSA, from the coding sequence ATGCCCCAGCCCGCGGATGCCCGCCCACCCCTCGGGGCGCCCGATGCCGACGCGACCGCGGTGAGCACTCCGAGCACTCCGGCATCGACGCCGCGCCACCTCATCGCCTGGCGCAACGCCGTCTTCATCATCTTCGCTCTGAGCGGCCTGTCGATGGCAACCTGGGTTGCACGCCTGCCGGCCGTGCGCGATCAACTGCATCTCGACACCGCAGCGGTCGGCCTGGTCATCCTGGGCCTGTCGATCGGGTCGATCATCGGGCTTGTCGTCGCCCCGCAGATCTTGGCCGCATTCGGCCCGCGGCGCGGCATCGTCTTCTCGCTCACCATCGCCGCCGTCGGCCTCGCCGGGGTCGGAATCAGCGCCGCGATCCTTCCCGAGCCCGCGCTCGCCACCCTCTTTCTGGCCATCTTCGGGTTCGGCAACGGATCGCTCGACGTACAGATGAACGTGGAGGGCGCCGCAAGCGAGCGCGCCATCGGCCGCACACTCATGCCGCTCATGCACGCCTTCTTCAGCTTCGGCACCGTGGTCGGAGCCGGGCTCGGGGCCGCGGCATCCGCCCTCAACGTCCCCGTGAGCTGGAACCTCGGGCTCATGGCCGTGCTGATCGTGGTCGCCGGCGTCATCGTCGTGCGGTTCATCCCGCAGACCGTCGACGTCGAAGACCCCTCCACCAGCGCCAAGACTCCGTTCCGGATGCGCGTGAAAGAGTCGCTCTCAGTGTGGGCCGATACCCGGCTGCTCTTGATCGGGTTGATCATCCTCGGTATGGCGTTCGCCGAAGGCTCAGCAAACGACTGGATCGCGCTCGCCACCGTCGACGGCCACCACGAAGACAACACCACCGGCGCGCTGATGTTCGGCGTGTTCGTCGTGGCGATGACCGTCGGCCGCATCGCGGGCGGCCCCGTTCTCGACCGGTTCGGGCGGGTGCCGGTGCTGCGCATCTCAGCTCTGGTGGGGGCGATCGGGTTGCTCGCGTTCATCCTGGCGCCCGGTCTGCCCACGGCCATGATCGGTGCCGCGCTGTGGGGAATCGGCGCATCGCTCGGGTTTCCCGTGGGAATCTCGGCGGCCTCAGACGACCCGAAAACCGCCGCCGCCCGGGTCAGTGCCGTCGCGATCATCGGTTACATCGCGTTTCTGGCCGGGCCCCCGCTGCTCGGCTTTCTCGGCCAGCACTTCGGCATCCTGAACGCCCTTTTCGTGGTGCTCGTTCTGCTCGTGCTCGCCGCGCTCGCGGCCCCCGCTGCCCGCGAGCGCACCGGCAGATTCAGCGCTTGA
- a CDS encoding LacI family DNA-binding transcriptional regulator: protein MTHTARSTLADVAKRAGVSGSTASLAFSGGSISVATRERVMTAARELNYSGPDPRARSLRQGRSGIVGVIIEDRVLNSFRDPMTLAALDGISQELGEGSGMLLLTAVGDGESTIQSAVFDAAIFMGCSPHLARSIEIMRQRNIPMVAIEGQAFDGVLAVSLDNREAARQIAQVVRDFGHTRVATVTLPLDALRSLRSLDDEIVATATTAVSIDRLEGARDVFPGIEGVVAASSSSEDGREAGLRLLAGPDLLAAPASSRPTAILAQSDLLAVGVIRAAEQLGLAVPGDLTVVGFDGARIEGFSDYELTTMKQPATEKGRAAGAAVTALLAGEPAADVSFASVLRMGNTAGPVPVASLAIS, encoded by the coding sequence GTGACCCACACGGCCCGGTCGACCCTGGCCGACGTCGCGAAGCGAGCCGGGGTATCGGGCTCGACGGCCTCGCTCGCGTTCAGCGGCGGATCCATCTCGGTTGCCACGCGCGAGCGCGTCATGACGGCGGCTCGCGAACTCAACTATTCGGGCCCCGACCCGCGGGCGCGGTCGCTGCGGCAGGGGCGCTCGGGCATCGTCGGGGTGATCATCGAAGATCGGGTGTTGAACTCGTTCCGCGACCCGATGACGCTCGCCGCGCTCGACGGCATCTCGCAAGAGTTGGGCGAGGGCAGCGGGATGCTCTTACTCACCGCTGTCGGAGATGGAGAGTCGACCATCCAGAGTGCCGTCTTCGACGCGGCCATCTTCATGGGCTGCAGCCCGCACCTGGCGCGGTCGATCGAGATCATGCGGCAGCGCAACATTCCGATGGTGGCCATCGAGGGGCAGGCGTTCGACGGCGTTCTGGCGGTGAGTCTTGACAATCGTGAGGCCGCTCGGCAGATCGCGCAGGTGGTGCGTGATTTCGGGCACACCCGCGTGGCCACGGTGACCCTTCCGCTCGATGCGCTGCGGTCGCTGCGCTCTCTCGACGACGAGATCGTGGCAACTGCGACCACGGCCGTGTCGATCGACCGGCTCGAAGGTGCGCGCGACGTCTTTCCGGGCATCGAGGGTGTCGTCGCCGCGAGTTCGTCGAGCGAAGACGGCCGTGAGGCGGGATTGCGCCTGTTGGCCGGGCCAGACCTGCTCGCGGCCCCGGCGTCGAGCCGGCCGACCGCGATTCTGGCGCAGAGCGATCTGCTCGCCGTCGGCGTGATTCGCGCGGCCGAGCAACTCGGGCTCGCGGTTCCGGGCGACCTTACGGTCGTGGGCTTCGACGGGGCCCGCATCGAGGGATTCAGCGACTACGAGCTCACTACGATGAAGCAGCCCGCCACCGAGAAGGGCCGGGCGGCAGGTGCTGCGGTCACGGCGCTGCTGGCGGGCGAGCCGGCGGCAGACGTGTCGTTCGCGTCGGTGCTGCGCATGGGCAATACGGCGGGGCCGGTTCCCGTCGCCTCTCTTGCGATTTCGTAG